One window of the Terriglobales bacterium genome contains the following:
- a CDS encoding type II toxin-antitoxin system VapC family toxin: MPKTGSSTKLLLLDTHVLVWIFFDPGRLSKKAEQAIDDARNQGTGIFLSDVTLFEVASLVARKRLELQVSLESFLEEVESRFTVLPVNRHVAARSVQLPSTYPKDPMDRIIGATALVEGCPLVTADESIRRAKVVKTIW; encoded by the coding sequence CTGCCGAAGACTGGGAGTTCGACTAAGCTGCTACTACTCGACACTCATGTACTCGTCTGGATTTTCTTCGATCCGGGCCGGCTCTCTAAGAAGGCAGAGCAGGCGATCGACGATGCCAGGAACCAGGGAACTGGCATTTTTCTGTCCGATGTCACTTTGTTCGAAGTTGCGAGTTTAGTCGCGCGGAAGCGACTGGAGCTGCAGGTGTCGTTGGAGTCGTTCCTCGAAGAAGTGGAATCGCGCTTCACGGTCCTGCCTGTGAATCGCCACGTCGCCGCGCGATCTGTTCAGCTGCCGAGCACCTACCCGAAGGACCCAATGGATCGGATCATTGGAGCTACAGCCCTGGTTGAGGGCTGCCCGCTGGTCACCGCCGACGAGAGCATTCGCAGAGCCAAGGTGGTAAAAACCATTTGGTAA
- a CDS encoding type II toxin-antitoxin system Phd/YefM family antitoxin yields the protein MKTKTMPAGLFKSKCLAVMDEVQAKCETVIITKHGKPVAKLVPVDPKRDDFYGSMKGKGKILGDIVSPIIPAEDWEFD from the coding sequence GTGAAAACCAAGACCATGCCCGCCGGGCTTTTCAAGAGTAAGTGTCTCGCGGTGATGGACGAGGTGCAGGCGAAGTGTGAGACGGTGATCATTACGAAACACGGAAAACCGGTCGCCAAGCTCGTGCCCGTCGATCCTAAGCGGGACGATTTTTATGGCTCGATGAAAGGTAAAGGCAAGATTCTCGGCGATATAGTCAGTCCGATCATTCCTGCCGAAGACTGGGAGTTCGACTAA
- the vapB gene encoding type II toxin-antitoxin system VapB family antitoxin, whose product MARTAKLFRNGRSQAVRLPAEYRFNGSEVFIRRDPASGDVILSRRPESWPEFFELMKTIDVPEDFLADRADAPPQKRKLF is encoded by the coding sequence ATGGCGCGCACTGCCAAGCTGTTCCGCAATGGCCGCAGTCAGGCGGTTCGACTGCCGGCGGAATACCGTTTCAATGGTTCGGAAGTGTTTATCCGACGCGATCCGGCAAGTGGGGATGTGATTTTGTCCCGCAGACCTGAATCGTGGCCGGAATTCTTCGAACTCATGAAGACCATCGACGTGCCCGAGGACTTTTTGGCCGACCGGGCAGACGCCCCGCCCCAAAAACGGAAGCTCTTCTGA
- a CDS encoding type II toxin-antitoxin system VapC family toxin, with amino-acid sequence MGYLLDTNIASYVIKGNIPQVRRRLLKVPIAEVSISVVTEAELRFGVARKPEAVRLKIAVEEFLLRVDVLPWDSEAAKQYAQVRSALERSGDPMGNLDLMIAAHALSAQAVLVTNDRVFRRVKHLKIEDWTK; translated from the coding sequence ATGGGCTACCTGCTGGATACGAACATCGCCAGCTATGTGATCAAGGGGAATATTCCGCAGGTGCGCCGGCGGCTGCTGAAAGTGCCAATAGCTGAGGTTTCGATTTCAGTAGTCACAGAGGCGGAGTTGCGTTTTGGCGTCGCCAGGAAGCCAGAGGCAGTGCGGCTCAAGATAGCAGTCGAAGAGTTTCTCCTGCGCGTTGATGTCCTGCCTTGGGATTCAGAGGCTGCCAAGCAGTATGCCCAGGTGCGCTCTGCGCTGGAGCGCTCCGGAGACCCGATGGGCAATCTGGATCTCATGATTGCCGCCCATGCGCTTTCCGCTCAAGCGGTACTCGTCACCAACGATCGTGTCTTTCGACGGGTGAAACACCTCAAGATCGAAGATTGGACCAAATAG
- a CDS encoding group II truncated hemoglobin, with the protein MQSVYEAAGGRTGLLRLAEAWHSRVMADEIVGHAFSHGFHPRHTERLAAYWAEALGGPTTYSDTYGDETSVVRIHSGNGVHAEMDRRAIACFDRALEDVGLTADPLRRVLHDYFAWATTTTMARYHESADDVPQGLIIPRWSWEGLQG; encoded by the coding sequence ATGCAGAGTGTGTATGAGGCGGCTGGCGGACGCACGGGTCTGCTCCGCCTGGCTGAGGCGTGGCACTCCAGGGTGATGGCCGACGAAATTGTCGGCCACGCTTTCAGCCACGGATTCCATCCTCGACACACCGAGCGACTGGCCGCGTACTGGGCGGAGGCCCTCGGCGGGCCCACCACCTACTCCGATACCTATGGTGACGAAACATCGGTGGTTCGGATACACAGCGGCAATGGTGTGCACGCGGAGATGGATCGCCGGGCGATCGCCTGCTTCGATCGGGCTTTGGAAGATGTGGGGCTGACGGCCGACCCGCTCCGGAGGGTGTTGCACGATTACTTCGCCTGGGCCACCACGACGACAATGGCGCGCTACCATGAGTCTGCCGACGATGTCCCCCAGGGCTTAATCATTCCCAGATGGTCATGGGAAGGGCTGCAGGGTTGA